The Sphingobium sp. BYY-5 genome contains a region encoding:
- the infC gene encoding translation initiation factor IF-3, with translation MMRRPLAPPPKSGPRYNEFINVPKVRVIDDEGENLGVMFTQEAIEQAYEIGLDLVEVSPNADPPVCKFLDIGKFKYEAQKKANIARKTQKTQELKEIKMRPNIDDHDYDTKMKKVHDFIGDGDKVKITLRFRGRELSHQQLGMNLLQRVAENVAEIAKVEAYPRMEGRQMLMVLAPK, from the coding sequence ATGATGCGCCGCCCGCTGGCGCCGCCGCCGAAGTCCGGCCCCCGTTATAACGAGTTCATCAACGTGCCGAAGGTGCGCGTAATCGATGATGAAGGCGAAAATCTCGGTGTGATGTTTACGCAGGAGGCGATTGAGCAAGCCTATGAGATCGGCCTCGATCTCGTGGAAGTCTCGCCGAACGCCGATCCGCCGGTCTGCAAGTTCCTGGACATCGGCAAGTTCAAGTACGAAGCCCAGAAAAAGGCGAATATCGCCCGCAAGACCCAGAAGACGCAGGAACTCAAAGAGATCAAGATGCGTCCGAACATCGACGATCATGACTATGATACGAAGATGAAGAAGGTCCATGATTTCATCGGCGACGGCGACAAGGTGAAGATCACCCTGCGTTTCCGCGGCCGCGAACTCAGCCACCAGCAGCTCGGCATGAACCTGCTCCAGCGCGTGGCGGAGAATGTCGCCGAAATCGCGAAGGTCGAAGCCTATCCACGCATGGAAGGCCGCCAGATGCTGATGGTGCTTGCGCCGAAATAA